The Mycolicibacterium insubricum DNA segment CGGATCGGCCTGTGGCCATCGGACATCGACACCTTGACCAAGATGGTGCGCCATCACCTGCTGCTGCCGAGTACCGCCACCCGCCGCGACCTGGCGGACCCGGCCACCATCGCCTCGGTGGTCGACACGCTCGACGGCGACGGTCAGTTGCTGGAGCTGCTGGCCGCGCTGGCCGAGGCCGACGGGCAGGCCACCGGGCCGGGGGTGTGGGGCGACTGGAAGGCATCGCTGATCGGCGACCTGGTGCGCCGCTGCCGACTGGTGCTCGCCGGTGAATCGCTGCCGCAGCCCGACCCGATCGACCCGGCGCTGGTGGAGCTTGCCTCCGACGGCGAGGTGCACGTCCAGCTGGAGCCTACGGATGGCGAGGACTACACGGTCACCGTCGTCGCGCCCGACGTTCGCGGTGTGCTCTCCCGCTCGGCCGGTGTGCTGGCGCTCAATTCACTACGGGTACAGGCGGCCTCGGTGAACAGCGTGGCCGGCTCGGCGATCGATACGTTCCGGGTGGTGCCGCACTTCGGTGCGCCGCCGGCCGCCGAACTCCTGCGCCAGCAACTCGGCCTGGCACTGTCCGGCGGCCTGAATGTGCTCGATGAGCTGGCCCGCAAGGAACGCGACGCCACCGAGGGCCGCCGTCAGGACCGGACCCGCGCTGCCGTGCCGATCAACACGCCGTCGGCGCCGCCCCGGATCCTCTGGCACCCCGGGACCGGGGACCAGTTGGTGGTCGAGGTTCGCAGTGCCGACGCGACCGGCTTGTTGGCCGTGCTGACGTCGGTCTTCGAACGCGCCGGTGTGGACGTGGCCTGGGCGAAGGTCACCACCCTGGGATCCACCGTGATCGACGTGTTCGCCGTGACGTTGCCCGCCGACGCCGACGGCGCGATGCAGCAGCGACTGGAGGCTGAGCTCTATGCCGTGCTGCCCGCGCCGCCGGTGGTCAAAGCGGCCAGTTGAGTCGCGGGCGGTCTGAGCGGGTGCATCAGGGGATCAGGATGTAGCTCATTCCGGGTACGTCCTTGACAATCCGGTTGTTCTCCTTGTTGAAGCCCTTGGTTCTGTACCCGTTTGCCTCGGTTCCGCCGGCGCCGTAATTCATCTCGGTGATGTTGATGTAGCGGCCATCGGAGCGCTTGTCGACGCTGTTGACCCAGGCCACGTGGCCCACACCGCCCACGACCGACGGCTCGAACACGACGACGGATCGCGGCTCGGCGTCGAGGACGACCTTCCAACCGCGGGCGCGGGCGTCATCGTCCCAATACATGGCATGGCGCGTCTCGTTGAGGTAGTAACCCGCATTTCTCTTGACGAACTCCTGGGCACCGTAGGTGCAGTAGCCGGCATAGCCCGCTGCATACGGGTTGCTGCCCAAGGTCTGTCCCTTCGGACGGCCGTTCGTTGCGGCCACCGGTGCCGGCGTGTTGGCCGGTGCCGGGTTGTCGACCTTGGAGCAATCCGGTGCGACCGCGTTGAACGTGCCGGTATCGATGTCGACGTCGCCGACGTAGTGACCGTCGGAGGTCCGGTACCAGAGGTTGTCCCACCCGCCGTTGGGCAGGTTGAAGCTGAAATAGCCCTTGATGGACTGGCCGCGCTTGGAGCAGACCAGGGTCAGCTTCTGACCCGCCTCGTACCAGCCGTGCTGGGTGGACTTCAGCGTGGCGTCGGTCATCCGCTGCGTCTTGACCTTGGCGGTGCCGGTGGCAGCATTGGCTGGGGCGGCCAGGGCCAGGGCCGGAACGGCGAGGGTGGCCGCCAGGCCGGCGGCTAGGCCGCGCAGCAGCCGCCTCCGTCGTGCGGTGGTGGTCGAAGACGATGAGCCGTGGAACATGGGATCCCCCTGGTGGTTTGCGGTGAGTCTTGCTCGGAACATCTGTCTCGGTGCGCGTGCTGTTAGCGGAAAATGTGCGCTGACGGGGTGATTCATCCGTTCGTACGACAACGCGCGACGAGTTCTGGCTCAGCCGAAGTACTTCGCCGGGTCGACCCGGCCGGCGTACCCGTTCTTGAAGTCCGGCCTGAGCGGCAGGACTTCGAAGTGCAGATGCGGGCCCGTCGAATTTCCGGTGCTGCCGGTGTAGCCGATCAACTGCCCCTTCTTCACGGCCTGACCGTTGGAGACTTTGATTCCACCATTGTTCAGATGTGCGTACCCGGTGTATTTGTCGGAGTGCTTCAGCAGGATGCAGTTCCCGGCCTGCCAGCCCATCCAGCTGTTGTTTCGGCCGTCTCCTGCGAACGTCACCGTCCCATCGGCGGCGGCGTACACCGGGGTGCCGACCGGCGTCGGGTAGTCGATGCCGTTGTGCCCGCTTCCGCCGAACCCGCGGCCCTGCGCCACATTATTGAGAGGAAGCCGCAGGCTGCCGCCCGCCGTCGGAGCCGGCGCGGCGTTGCTCGTCGGTGCGGGGTTGTCGAGCGCGGAGCACTCCGGGCCCAGCGCGTTCTGGGTGCCGGTCTCGATATCGACGTCGGCGACGTAGTGCCCATCGGCGGTTCGGTACCAGAGGTTGTCCCACCCGCCGTTGGGCAGGTAGCGGCTGAAGTACCCCTGGACGGACTGGCCGCGCTTGTGGCAGACGAGGTTGAGCTTGTCGCCAACGCTGTACCAGCCCTTCTGGGTGGACTTCAGCGTCGAATCGGTCATCTTCTGCGTCTTGACCTTGACGGTGCCGGTCTCGGCATTGGCCGGCGCGGCCAGAACCAGGGCGGGCACGGCCAGGGCTGCGGCCAAGCCGGCGGTGACGCTGCGCAGCAGGTGAGGCCGTCGGGCCGTCGTTGCCGTCGAGATGGATGACCGATCGAACACGTGAACCCCCCTGAAGGTGTGAAAAGACTGTCAGGAACATCATCGGATCCTGTGAAGATCCTGTTAGCAGGAGGGTGGAACCCGGGGTTCGATTCATCCGTTCGTACGACCACCGCCGGATCGAACCGGCCCCGCGTCGGCGGGCAAGGGCGGGTGCAGCGCGGTGGCCGCCGCCGTCGGCACCGCCGGTCCGGCCGGTCGCGATAGGCTGGCCCTCGTGTTTGAATCCCTCTCCGACCGGTTGACCGGTGCGCTGGCCGGGCTGCGCGGCAAGGGTCGGCTGACCGACGCCGATATCGATGCCACCGCCCGCGAGATCCGGCTGGCGCTGCTGGAAGCCGACGTCTCGTTGCCCGTCGTCCGCGAGTTCATTGCCCGGGTCAAGGAACGGTCCAAGGGCGCTGAGGTCTCCGGCGCGCTCAACCCAGCCCAGCAGGTCGTCAAGATCGTCAACGACGAGCTGATCGGGATCCTCGGCGGACAGACCCGCCAGCTCGCCTTCGCCAAGACCCCACCGACGGTCATCATGCTGGCCGGTCTGCAGGGTGCCGGTAAGACCACGCTGGCGGGCAAGCTGGCCAAATGGCTCAAGAGCCAGGGCCACAACCCGCTGCTGGTGGCGTGTGACCTGCAGCGCCCGGGCGCGGTCAACCAGCTGCAGATCGTCGGCGAACGCGCCGGGGTCACGGTGTTCGCGCCGCATCCCGGCACCGCGCCCGAGGCCGTCGAAATCGACGGCGCCGGCCCCGGTGACCCGGTCGCCGTCGCCGCCGCGGGCCTGGCCGAGGCCAAGGCCAAGCACTTCGACGTCGTCATCGTCGACACCGCCGGCCGACTGGGCATCGATGACGTGCTGATGGCCCAGGCCGCGGCCATCCGCGACGCCGTGTCACCCGACGAGACGCTGTTCGTCCTCGACGCCATGATCGGCCAGGACGCGGTGGCCACCGCCGAGGCGTTCGGCGCCGGTGTCGGCTTCACCGGTGTTGTGCTGACCAAGCTCGACGGCGACGCCCGCGGTGGTGCGGCGCTGTCGGTGCGCGAGGTCACCGGCGTGCCGATCCTGTTCGCCTCCACCGGCGAGAAGCTGGAAGATTTCGACGTCTTCCACCCCGACCGGATGGCGTCGCGCATCCTGGGCATGGGCGACGTGCTCACCCTGATCGAACAGGCCGAGCAGGTCTTCGACGCGCAGCAGGCCGAGGAGGCCGCCGCCAAGATCGGCAGCGGCGAGTTCACCCTGGAAGACTTCCTCGATCAGATGCTGGCCATCCGCAAGATGGGCCCGATCGGCAACCTGCTCGGCATGCTGCCCGGCGCCGGTCAGATGAAGGACGCGCTGGCCGCCGTCGACGACAGCCAGCTCGATCGGGTGCAGGCCATCATCCGCGGCATGACCCCCGCCGAGCGGGCCGATCCGAAGATCATCAACGCGTCGCGCCGGCTGCGCATCGCCAACGGCTCCGGGGTCACCGTCACCGAGGTAAATCAGCTGGTGGACCGGTTCTTCGAGGCCCGCAAGATGATGACCCAGATGGTCGGCGGACTCGGGATTCCCGGTATCAGCCGCAAGTCGAACAAGAACCGCAAAGCCGCCAAGGGCAAGAGCAAAGGCAAGGGGAAGGGCCGCGGCCCGACGCCGCCCAAGGCCCGCAGCCCGTTCGGCCCCGGCATGCCGGCCGGTTTCCCGGACCTGTCGCAGATGCCGCCGGGTCTGGATGAATTACCTCCCGGGCTGGCCGGTTTCGACCTGTCGAAGCTGAAATTCCCCGGACAGAAATAGGTTTCGACGACGGGAGGTCGGCCGTGACGGCTCTACACGTGCGCGCCACCGCGCTGCCGGATGAGTCGCCGGTCGACTGGTGGATCGCCGACGGCGTGCTGTCCGCAGAGCCGATCGCCAGTGCCACAACGGTTTTCGACGGAGGCTGGATCGCTCCGGGGCTGGTGGACGCGCACTGCCACATCGGTCTCGGAGTGCACGGCGGGACCACCCTGGAGGAGGCGATCGAGCAGGCCGAGACCGAACGCGGCGCCGGCGTGCTGCTGATCCGCGACGCCGGAGTGCCGATCGACACCCGCAGCCTCGACGACCGCTCTGACCTGCCGCGCATCATCCGCGCCGGTCAACACCTGGCCCGGCCCAAGCGCTACATTCCCGGTCTGCCGATAGACCTGGAGGACGAATCCCAGCTGCCCGAGGCCGTGGCCGAACAGGCCCGCGCCGGCGACGGTTGGGTGAAGCTGATCGGTGACTGGATCGACCGGGGTGTCGGCGATCTGGCGCCGCTGTGGTCGGATGCGGTGCTC contains these protein-coding regions:
- a CDS encoding CHAP domain-containing protein; the protein is MFHGSSSSTTTARRRRLLRGLAAGLAATLAVPALALAAPANAATGTAKVKTQRMTDATLKSTQHGWYEAGQKLTLVCSKRGQSIKGYFSFNLPNGGWDNLWYRTSDGHYVGDVDIDTGTFNAVAPDCSKVDNPAPANTPAPVAATNGRPKGQTLGSNPYAAGYAGYCTYGAQEFVKRNAGYYLNETRHAMYWDDDARARGWKVVLDAEPRSVVVFEPSVVGGVGHVAWVNSVDKRSDGRYINITEMNYGAGGTEANGYRTKGFNKENNRIVKDVPGMSYILIP
- a CDS encoding M23 family metallopeptidase; the protein is MFDRSSISTATTARRPHLLRSVTAGLAAALAVPALVLAAPANAETGTVKVKTQKMTDSTLKSTQKGWYSVGDKLNLVCHKRGQSVQGYFSRYLPNGGWDNLWYRTADGHYVADVDIETGTQNALGPECSALDNPAPTSNAAPAPTAGGSLRLPLNNVAQGRGFGGSGHNGIDYPTPVGTPVYAAADGTVTFAGDGRNNSWMGWQAGNCILLKHSDKYTGYAHLNNGGIKVSNGQAVKKGQLIGYTGSTGNSTGPHLHFEVLPLRPDFKNGYAGRVDPAKYFG
- the ffh gene encoding signal recognition particle protein, with product MFESLSDRLTGALAGLRGKGRLTDADIDATAREIRLALLEADVSLPVVREFIARVKERSKGAEVSGALNPAQQVVKIVNDELIGILGGQTRQLAFAKTPPTVIMLAGLQGAGKTTLAGKLAKWLKSQGHNPLLVACDLQRPGAVNQLQIVGERAGVTVFAPHPGTAPEAVEIDGAGPGDPVAVAAAGLAEAKAKHFDVVIVDTAGRLGIDDVLMAQAAAIRDAVSPDETLFVLDAMIGQDAVATAEAFGAGVGFTGVVLTKLDGDARGGAALSVREVTGVPILFASTGEKLEDFDVFHPDRMASRILGMGDVLTLIEQAEQVFDAQQAEEAAAKIGSGEFTLEDFLDQMLAIRKMGPIGNLLGMLPGAGQMKDALAAVDDSQLDRVQAIIRGMTPAERADPKIINASRRLRIANGSGVTVTEVNQLVDRFFEARKMMTQMVGGLGIPGISRKSNKNRKAAKGKSKGKGKGRGPTPPKARSPFGPGMPAGFPDLSQMPPGLDELPPGLAGFDLSKLKFPGQK